The following coding sequences lie in one Rhodospirillaceae bacterium genomic window:
- the mutY gene encoding A/G-specific adenine glycosylase, whose product MVSNLKPLSKKNAEVLLEWYDVNRRQFPWRTAPDHLPNLYHVWLSEIMLQQTRAASVVPYFNKFIHQWPTLDTLAKAPREQILHSWAGLGYYARARNLHACARALVDHHNGNFPCTXKELRSLPGVGPYTASAILAIGFNIPTTVIDANVERILARLLTIETPLPRAKKTIAQAALKIFPKERPGDFAQAMMDLGAQICTPKKPVCTQCPWSTGCKAHTSGTPSRWPIKKPNPKKATRFGVVFAVRHPNGAVLLQKRPDHGLLGGMTEVITSEWFQRPIAPNEITSYAPISNARWSPLNAKIHHTFSHFKLILDVYTTKSSSQPIGTFWCAVEDLNSQPFPSLMRKVVLLITSTPKE is encoded by the coding sequence ATGGTTAGTAACCTTAAGCCCTTATCAAAAAAAAATGCTGAAGTATTATTGGAATGGTACGACGTGAACCGACGCCAATTTCCTTGGCGAACTGCACCAGACCACCTACCCAACCTCTACCATGTGTGGCTNAGCGAAATAATGCTGCAACAAACCCGAGCCGCATCAGTAGTTCCCTATTTTAATAAGTTCATACACCAATGGCCAACACTAGACACTTTAGCCAAAGCCCCGAGAGAACAAATACTTCATTCCTGGGCAGGGCTTGGATACTACGCTCGAGCACGTAATTTACATGCCTGCGCACGGGCTCTCGTGGACCATCACAATGGCAATTTTCCATGTACCNCCAAGGAACTGAGATCCCTTCCTGGTGTAGGGCCTTATACCGCTTCTGCTATATTAGCTATTGGCTTTAATATTCCAACGACAGTTATAGATGCAAATGTTGAGAGGATATTAGCTCGGTTACTCACGATAGAAACGCCCTTACCTCGAGCAAAGAAAACAATAGCACAGGCCGCCCTTAAGATCTTTCCCAAAGAAAGGCCCGGCGACTTTGCCCAGGCGATGATGGACCTAGGTGCACAAATTTGCACCCCGAAGAAACCCGTCTGCACCCAATGCCCTTGGTCGACGGGGTGCAAAGCGCATACATCAGGAACCCCAAGTCGTTGGCCAATCAAAAAGCCAAACCCTAAAAAAGCAACGCGATTTGGAGTGGTCTTTGCAGTCCGTCATCCAAATGGAGCCGTACTACTCCAAAAACGCCCCGACCACGGCCTACTGGGGGGCATGACCGAAGTCATCACCTCCGAGTGGTTTCAAAGGCCCATCGCGCCGAATGAAATCACATCTTATGCCCCAATCTCTAATGCACGATGGTCTCCACTTAACGCAAAAATCCACCATACTTTCAGCCATTTCAAATTGATACTCGACGTCTACACCACTAAGAGCAGCAGCCAACCCATCGGAACATTTTGGTGCGCAGTGGAGGATCTAAATTCTCAACCATTCCCAAGCTTAATGCGAAAAGTTGTCCTGCTGATTACCTCAACACCTAAGGAATAA
- a CDS encoding disulfide bond formation protein DsbA, whose product MLSRILLAAALIFATSLXGXRAEVTDEKVLGDPGARVTIIEFASLSCPHCAEFHKTRFDWLKKTYIDTGEVRFIFRDFPLNRAALLGSMVAHCAEPSKYFAYLSLLFKNQEKWAFSQPVEEHLVKLARVSGMGQEKLLNCLQDEALAERIIQSRLESQNTYNIESTPSFLVGDELIIGVPSEDRLRELIEGVGH is encoded by the coding sequence ATGTTAAGTAGAATATTGTTGGCGGCGGCGCTGATTTTTGCGACTTCTTTGNCTGGGTNAAGGGCGGAGGTGACTGATGAAAAAGTGCTGGGTGATCCCGGTGCAAGGGTTACCATTATTGAGTTTGCTTCTCTTAGTTGCCCACATTGCGCGGAATTTCATAAAACTCGATTCGATTGGTTGAAAAAGACCTACATTGATACTGGCGAAGTAAGATTTATATTTCGTGATTTTCCCCTGAATCGAGCAGCTTTGTTGGGCTCAATGGTGGCGCATTGCGCGGAGCCAAGTAAATACTTTGCCTATCTTAGTCTCTTGTTTAAGAATCAGGAGAAGTGGGCCTTCTCGCAGCCAGTTGAGGAACACTTGGTAAAGCTAGCAAGGGTCTCAGGGATGGGCCAAGAGAAATTATTAAATTGTTTGCAGGATGAGGCATTGGCAGAGAGAATAATTCAATCTCGGTTGGAGTCCCAAAATACTTATAACATTGAATCAACTCCTAGTTTTCTGGTGGGGGACGAGCTTATAATCGGCGTGCCAAGCGAGGATCGTTTGCGAGAATTGATCGAAGGAGTAGGGCACTAG
- the smc gene encoding chromosome segregation protein SMC, producing the protein MGHIRVQFSRLKLNGFKSFVDPTELSISPGVTGIVGPNGCGKSNLVEALRWVMGENSAKQIRGSEMDDVIFAGTASRSARHSASVELLLENRDRDAPAPYNNGSAIRVSRHIERGAGSSFRINEKEVRARDQQLLFADASSGARSTAIVSQGQVGAVINAKPSQRRHLLEEAAGITGLHSRRHEAELRLKAAEGNVERLDDLLVALGNQLQALKRQARQASRYKSLSGRIRKAEAMLLYSRWATADSDVDAASRELGSVERELLTCEADTARATTAQSNAASALPQLRKNESEAASIVHKLTAEMERIDDEVERVKREIEGLTNQLEMVRADKERERLLHGDSATRLAELTLEADELRAKAEEESDLPDKAAEAVERCRXLAGEKEAMVAALTEQLAAGRMAHSNLEQRLHKLNTKAKELISKKESLVLEKDSISVRQEGSGLGKEREQLKLMQDRSEGLRESFRAASAXRKTFNDDLVDERRMVHMAGEDLHQLVLRVDRLRAELATLEKVMGGGGVQGSGSSRDHSMVSQIQVDPGYERAVSAALGADLAASTEPGSSMTWLLLEGDGPNLPSGVKALSDFVRSPAALKRRLLQIGVVEDRNHGDALWPSLYQGQRLVTCKGDFWRWDGFKRXASALXSLGQRYSQLRRIATLRSEIGIGEAELEEAKVIQLGLETGLREKESQLDLLQEAEENAQSSVQAQESAVARASQHLAERSEALAEDSARLQILQNTMGQIEEALSDVEIEKGVVHGELLQLPDQATAAETLEEEKAALALXRNHLEVELRNQEQVLRTQEVRAERLSAVAEEASLWKGRGAGAEHQIEALILREAEVEKLIEGGRLRPNELESKKTALVDQVAMAERGRLEAAEELSEAENKLRRVDEDFKNATAVLANCREAKARIEGKREQAIALRSVEEQQIRERLGGSPGELLGIAEXSSAEQLPQLLALEKQMERLLRERENMGAVNLRADEEATELSAQVETLDGEKVELLQAVAKLRSGIASLNREGRERLLEAFEQVNGHFEKLFVRLFGGGRARLSLIGSDDPLEAGLEIMASPPGKRLQALSLMSGGEKALAALSLLFAVFLTXPAPICVLDEVDAPLDDANVERFCQLVEEIASHGKTRFLVITHHRLTMAKMDRLYGVTMGESGVSQLVSVDLQVVGNLEAAE; encoded by the coding sequence CTGGGGCATATCAGAGTGCAATTTTCACGTCTCAAACTAAACGGTTTCAAGTCCTTTGTTGACCCCACCGAATTGTCTATTTCCCCTGGCGTAACCGGTATTGTGGGACCAAATGGTTGCGGCAAGTCAAATTTGGTCGAGGCTCTCCGTTGGGTTATGGGTGAAAACTCAGCGAAGCAAATCCGCGGATCGGAGATGGATGATGTTATTTTTGCGGGGACGGCTTCTCGTTCCGCAAGACATAGTGCTTCAGTAGAGTTATTACTAGAAAATAGGGATCGTGATGCGCCTGCACCTTATAATAATGGTAGTGCGATTCGTGTTTCCCGCCACATCGAACGGGGGGCCGGGTCATCTTTTCGAATTAATGAAAAAGAGGTCAGAGCCCGNGACCAACAATTGCTTTTTGCTGACGCGTCTTCCGGCGCGCGATCTACAGCAATCGTAAGCCAAGGGCAAGTTGGGGCGGTCATCAATGCAAAACCTAGTCAGCGTCGCCATTTATTAGAGGAGGCTGCTGGAATAACTGGCCTTCACTCTCGTCGACATGAGGCAGAACTGAGATTGAAGGCGGCAGAAGGAAATGTTGAACGTCTAGATGATCTTTTGGTGGCCCTAGGAAACCAGTTACAAGCCTTAAAGCGTCAGGCCCGCCAAGCCTCCAGATATAAGAGTTTAAGTGGGCGGATCAGAAAAGCTGAGGCTATGTTGCTTTATAGTCGTTGGGCTACAGCGGATTCAGATGTTGATGCGGCTTCCAGGGAGCTTGGATCAGTTGAGAGGGAACTCCTAACTTGTGAGGCAGATACTGCTCGGGCTACAACGGCCCAGAGCAACGCGGCCTCTGCGCTTCCACAACTGCGGAAAAACGAATCTGAGGCTGCTTCTATAGTGCATAAACTCACGGCGGAGATGGAACGAATAGATGATGAGGTAGAGAGAGTTAAACGCGAAATTGAGGGGCTGACCAATCAATTGGAGATGGTTCGGGCGGATAAAGAACGAGAAAGGTTGCTTCACGGAGATTCGGCAACTCGTTTGGCGGAATTGACTCTGGAGGCAGACGAGCTTCGAGCTAAAGCCGAAGAAGAAAGTGATTTGCCGGATAAAGCTGCAGAAGCCGTTGAGAGGTGCCGGAANCTGGCCGGCGAAAAAGAGGCTATGGTGGCGGCGCTCACGGAGCAATTGGCAGCAGGTAGAATGGCACACTCCAATTTGGAACAAAGGTTGCATAAGCTGAACACCAAGGCTAAGGAGTTAATTAGTAAAAAAGAGTCTTTGGTATTGGAGAAGGACTCTATAAGTGTGCGGCAAGAAGGCTCTGGCTTGGGCAAAGAGCGTGAACAACTTAAGCTAATGCAGGATCGCTCCGAGGGCCTCCGAGAATCATTTCGCGCGGCGTCCGCCCNACGCAAAACGTTCAATGACGACCTTGTGGATGAAAGGCGTATGGTTCATATGGCCGGTGAGGACTTGCACCAACTAGTCCTTAGGGTAGATCGCCTAAGAGCTGAACTGGCTACTCTCGAGAAGGTGATGGGGGGGGGAGGTGTGCAAGGTTCTGGTTCTAGTAGGGACCATTCTATGGTGAGCCAAATTCAAGTTGACCCCGGATATGAGCGCGCAGTCAGTGCGGCGCTGGGTGCAGACCTTGCTGCTTCCACAGAGCCAGGTTCCTCTATGACGTGGTTGTTACTAGAGGGCGACGGGCCCAATCTTCCGAGTGGAGTTAAAGCGTTATCGGATTTTGTTCGGAGCCCCGCTGCACTAAAACGGCGATTGCTACAAATTGGTGTGGTTGAAGATCGGAACCATGGAGATGCTCTGTGGCCAAGCCTCTATCAGGGACAGCGATTGGTAACTTGTAAGGGTGATTTCTGGAGGTGGGACGGATTTAAGCGANAGGCAAGTGCACTTNCCTCATTAGGGCAGCGCTATAGCCAACTACGCAGAATTGCCACTTTAAGGTCGGAAATAGGTATTGGGGAAGCGGAGTTGGAAGAGGCGAAGGTTATCCAATTGGGCTTGGAGACTGGTCTTAGGGAGAAGGAATCCCAATTGGACCTTTTGCAAGAGGCTGAGGAAAATGCACAAAGCAGCGTTCAAGCTCAAGAAAGTGCCGTTGCACGTGCTAGTCAGCACTTAGCAGAGCGTTCTGAAGCTCTCGCAGAGGATTCTGCCCGCCTCCAAATCCTCCAAAATACCATGGGCCAAATCGAAGAAGCTCTGAGTGACGTGGAAATTGAAAAAGGGGTGGTGCATGGTGAATTGTTGCAACTGCCAGATCAGGCCACTGCTGCAGAAACCCTCGAAGAAGAGAAGGCTGCTCTGGCCCTANCAAGAAATCATTTGGAGGTAGAACTGCGTAATCAGGAGCAGGTGTTGCGCACTCAAGAGGTAAGGGCTGAGCGGCTGAGTGCAGTGGCCGAGGAGGCTTCCCTGTGGAAGGGCCGTGGGGCCGGAGCCGAGCACCAGATAGAGGCGCTAATTTTGCGAGAAGCGGAAGTTGAGAAGCTTATCGAAGGTGGCCGATTACGGCCAAATGAACTGGAGTCCAAAAAGACGGCGCTTGTTGACCAAGTAGCTATGGCTGAACGTGGGCGCCTTGAGGCGGCTGAAGAATTGTCTGAAGCAGAAAATAAACTCCGCAGGGTCGACGAAGATTTTAAAAATGCGACTGCCGTATTAGCTAATTGCAGAGAGGCAAAGGCCCGAATAGAAGGAAAGCGCGAGCAGGCTATCGCATTGAGGTCAGTTGAGGAGCAGCAAATCAGGGAGCGTCTGGGCGGGAGTCCGGGAGAACTGCTGGGGATAGCNGAGNTGTCTTCTGCGGAGCAGTTACCTCAGTTATTAGCTCTGGAGAAGCAGATGGAAAGGTTGCTTCGGGAACGTGAAAACATGGGTGCTGTGAATTTGCGAGCCGATGAGGAGGCGACTGAGCTTTCNGCGCAGGTGGAAACNTTAGATGGCGAAAAGGTGGAACTTCTGCAGGCTGTTGCGAAATTGCGTTCGGGCATTGCCTCCCTTAATAGGGAGGGTCGTGAGAGGTTGTTAGAGGCCTTCGAACAAGTGAATGGTCATTTTGAGAAATTATTTGTGCGCTTGTTTGGGGGAGGCAGGGCACGGTTATCCTTGATTGGAAGCGACGACCCACTTGAGGCGGGGTTGGAGATTATGGCTAGTCCGCCTGGCAAACGACTCCAGGCTTTGTCCTTGATGTCGGGGGGTGAGAAGGCATTGGCGGCTTTGTCACTGCTTTTTGCAGTTTTTCTCACAAANCCCGCGCCGATCTGTGTACTGGATGAGGTCGATGCACCATTAGATGACGCTAATGTGGAGCGGTTTTGTCAATTGGTTGAAGAAATTGCTAGTCATGGAAAGACCCGCTTTCTAGTAATTACTCACCATCGTTTAACTATGGCGAAAATGGATCGGCTTTATGGTGTGACAATGGGTGAGAGTGGGGTATCGCAACTTGTGTCCGTGGACCTGCAGGTCGTGGGGAACCTTGAGGCAGCGGAGTGA
- a CDS encoding F0F1 ATP synthase subunit A — MAAGHSPLEQFAIKRFIELDIAGVDFSFTNSSAMMVLAVVCIMSFVLVGTRRHALVPTRWQSMVELSYELIAKSVRDNIGTEGRPFFPLVFSLFMFILFCNVLGLVPYSFTVTSHIIVTFVFAGAIFVGVTILGLVRHGLKFFSLFLPPGVPILLAPLLVPIELVSYLSRPISLSVRLAANMMAGHTMLKVFAGFVVALGLLGIAPLIFIILLYALETLIAFLQAYVFAVLTCLYINDAIHLHH, encoded by the coding sequence GTGGCTGCAGGACATAGCCCTCTAGAACAATTTGCTATAAAGCGTTTTATTGAACTAGATATTGCGGGGGTAGACTTTTCATTTACCAATTCGTCCGCAATGATGGTGTTGGCAGTAGTGTGCATTATGTCCTTCGTCTTGGTGGGGACCCGGCGCCACGCGTTAGTGCCTACTCGATGGCAATCTATGGTGGAATTATCATATGAACTGATTGCAAAAAGTGTCCGTGATAATATTGGCACGGAGGGCAGGCCGTTTTTTCCTCTCGTATTCAGCCTTTTTATGTTTATACTATTTTGCAATGTATTGGGGCTTGTTCCCTATAGCTTTACTGTAACCAGCCATATCATCGTGACGTTCGTGTTTGCAGGTGCAATTTTTGTTGGGGTCACGATATTGGGGTTAGTCCGGCATGGGCTTAAGTTCTTCAGCCTTTTTTTACCTCCCGGGGTACCGATATTGTTGGCGCCGCTATTGGTGCCTATTGAATTAGTTTCTTACCTTTCGAGGCCTATAAGCCTTTCTGTGCGTCTGGCTGCTAATATGATGGCTGGCCACACAATGTTAAAGGTCTTCGCTGGCTTTGTGGTTGCCCTTGGCCTGTTGGGGATAGCTCCTCTAATCTTTATAATTTTGTTATATGCTCTGGAAACATTGATAGCATTTTTACAAGCTTATGTGTTCGCCGTACTAACGTGTTTGTATATAAATGATGCTATTCATTTGCATCATTAG
- a CDS encoding ATP F0F1 synthase subunit C (Produces ATP from ADP in the presence of a proton gradient across the membrane. Subunit C is part of the membrane proton channel F0), whose translation MDVEAAKLIGAGLATIGVAGAGVGIGTIFGQYVAGGIRNPAAAPRMFGNVLLGFALTEAVALYALVMAFLILFG comes from the coding sequence ATGGATGTAGAAGCTGCAAAACTTATTGGTGCCGGCCTTGCTACCATCGGTGTAGCTGGNGCTGGAGTTGGGATCGGTACTATTTTTGGACAATACGTAGCTGGAGGGATTAGAAATCCTGCGGCCGCACCGAGGATGTTTGGCAACGTGCTTTTGGGTTTTGCTTTAACCGAGGCCGTTGCATTGTATGCGTTGGTAATGGCATTTCTCATCCTGTTTGGATAG
- a CDS encoding ATP F0F1 synthase subunit B (Produces ATP from ADP in the presence of a proton gradient across the membrane. Subunit B is part of the membrane proton channel.), which produces MGHVVENPETWVLVAFIIFVGLVSKKAWGFITASLDERGRRIRAELEEAARLREDAQSLLSEYQRDHRGLEEEIASMLKRAREESDSLVSLAEERLTDQLAQKEAQAERNLRHAEAKVLEEVRSKASDFTIMVVRELIGRKMDSEKSLSLIDXAIDEVGEKLLARGQ; this is translated from the coding sequence ATGGGTCATGTCGTGGAGAATCCTGAAACCTGGGTGTTGGTGGCATTTATAATCTTTGTTGGCTTGGTATCAAAAAAGGCCTGGGGCTTTATCACAGCTAGTTTAGATGAACGAGGGCGGCGCATCCGTGCAGAGCTTGAAGAAGCGGCAAGATTGCGGGAAGATGCGCAAAGCCTTCTTTCCGAGTACCAGCGTGATCATCGGGGCTTGGAGGAAGAAATTGCTAGCATGCTTAAACGGGCTAGGGAGGAAAGTGACTCTCTGGTTTCATTGGCTGAGGAGAGGTTGACGGATCAACTTGCCCAAAAGGAGGCTCAAGCAGAGAGAAATCTGCGCCATGCTGAGGCTAAGGTCCTAGAAGAAGTTCGCTCGAAAGCGTCTGATTTCACGATTATGGTGGTGCGTGAATTAATCGGGCGGAAAATGGATTCAGAAAAATCCTTGTCTCTCATAGATAANGCGATTGATGAGGTAGGGGAAAAACTATTAGCCAGGGGCCAGTGA
- a CDS encoding glycine dehydrogenase (aminomethyl-transferring) (acts in conjunction with GvcH to form H-protein-S-aminomethyldihydrolipoyllysine from glycine; forms a heterodimer with subunit 1 to form the P protein): MTEKIASNNPTIPSQATNKGLHIEEALIFEQGSTDRSGVDLPEISGKSDRLGSLKRLNKIGLPGLSEPEIVRHYTRLSRNNYAIDIGLYPLGSCTMKHNPRLNEAVARLPGFSDIHPLQPPSTVQGAMALIKEXEEWLTELTGFPTIALSPAAGAQGELCGLMVIRSYLEKQGNPRKIVLVADSAHGTNPATATMCGYKTKPIPSNRFGTLDLKALENMLDSEVAAVMLTNPNTCGLFEGEILEISNAVHKSGALLYCDGANFNAIVGKVKPADLGIDIMHLNLHKTFSTPHGGGGPGSGPVAMTSELAPFAPLPWVEHSSSGYTITEHLGDHSQQSFGRMRAWHGQMGMFVRALSYLISHGGDGLRQIAEDAVLNANYIRQGLCKHYSMPYPGTCMHEVLCDDQNLKPXGLKTLDVAKALIDKGFHPMTIYFPLIVNGAMLIEPTETETKETLDQFIDAMIAIAXDSSPEKITALRSTPVHTPRRRLDETKAARNPKLRWRQDTTQNST; encoded by the coding sequence CCTTCGCAGGCAACCAACAAAGGACTTCACATCGAAGAGGCCCTTATTTTTGAGCAAGGCTCCACAGATCGNTCTGGTGTGGACCTACCAGAGATTAGCGGGAAATCAGATAGGCTTGGCAGCCTGAAAAGGCTCAACAAAATAGGGCTTCCAGGGCTGTCTGAACCAGAAATAGTCCGTCACTATACTAGACTTAGTAGGAACAACTACGCCATTGATATTGGACTTTACCCGCTGGGTTCGTGCACTATGAAGCATAATCCTCGCTTGAACGAGGCAGTTGCTCGGCTACCAGGCTTTTCCGATATACATCCATTGCAACCGCCGTCAACCGTACAGGGGGCTATGGCCCTAATAAAAGAANTAGAAGAATGGCTTACCGAACTCACGGGNTTCCCCACTATAGCACTATCTCCAGCCGCTGGCGCCCAAGGCGAATTGTGTGGGCTCATGGTAATCCGCTCCTATCTAGAAAAACAGGGAAACCCAAGAAAAATCGTACTTGTCGCGGATTCAGCTCACGGAACAAATCCCGCAACAGCAACAATGTGCGGNTACAAGACAAAACCTATACCTTCCAATCGCTTTGGCACGCTTGATCTAAAAGCTCTCGAAAATATGCTTGATAGCGAAGTAGCAGCAGTCATGCTAACTAACCCCAACACATGTGGATTATTCGAAGGAGAGATTCTGGAGATATCAAACGCCGTACATAAATCTGGCGCTTTGTTGTATTGTGACGGGGCAAACTTCAACGCTATCGTAGGAAAGGTTAAACCGGCAGACCTAGGCATAGATATTATGCACCTTAATTTACATAAGACTTTCTCCACACCTCATGGGGGAGGCGGACCTGGATCTGGTCCGGTAGCCATGACATCCGAATTGGCACCATTTGCGCCATTACCCTGGGTTGAGCACTCGAGCTCCGGATATACGATTACTGAACACCTGGGGGATCACTCGCAACAATCTTTTGGACGGATGCGAGCATGGCATGGGCAAATGGGAATGTTTGTCAGGGCCCTTTCCTATCTAATCAGTCACGGGGGGGATGGGCTACGCCAAATAGCTGAGGATGCTGTGCTAAATGCGAACTATATTCGACAGGGGCTGTGCAAACATTACTCAATGCCGTACCCGGGCACGTGTATGCACGAAGTACTCTGCGATGACCAAAATCTGAAACCAANAGGGCTGAAAACGCTGGATGTTGCCAAGGCACTAATTGATAAAGGGTTCCATCCTATGACCATCTATTTCCCGCTAATCGTTAACGGTGCTATGTTAATTGAGCCCACAGAAACTGAGACGAAGGAAACGCTTGATCAATTTATTGATGCAATGATCGCAATCGCANAAGATTCAAGCCCTGAAAAGATTACAGCCTTGCGGAGCACGCCCGTCCATACTCCCCGACGCCGGTTAGACGAAACAAAAGCCGCACGAAACCCCAAACTGCGGTGGCGACAGGATACAACTCAGAATTCAACTTAG